The genomic segment GTACCTGCCTGGATATTTTATATTACTTTTGCAGATGTTCAAGACCCTGTTGTTCAAAAACTTGCAGCAGGCCCTATTGCTTTAATGTATGCTGTTTTTGGAATTATAAGATTGATTTATTTTACTCTGGATAAAAACCCGGTTCCCGGATTTTTTAAAGGTATGCCAACCCCTGCTGCTGCCATGTTTGTTACAGCACCTTTAATCATGTTTGATCAGGCTGTTCATGAAGCATCTGAATGGATAAGTTTCTGGGGAATATTTTGTTTCAGCCTTATGATCCTTGCTTCAATATTAATGAATCTTTATCCTGTTCGATATATTCACCTGGGAAGATATATGAGCAGAAATCCTTTGTTTGCAAGATTAAGCCTTTTACTGCTGATACTGGTAGTATTTACTCCATATCTGGGGCATGTGGCTTTTTTATACCTGTTTATATATATGCTGTCTCCTATTGTAACATGGAAGATTGCCCCTGAAGTTGCAGCCAGGGAATCTCAAAATATTTCCCCTGGTTGAATTTGTTCTTAATATATTAACCAGATTTTTCTATTTCAGTTTCCTCTTCGTTTTTATGCAAAGGAGTTTCACTTTCCATCTCTTCTCTGGATTCAACCTTTGTTTCTTCATTAATTTCCATTTCCTTTTTAATAAAAAAATGTTTCTGCATCTGTGTTCTTGCCATTTTTTGAAGATCAACCACAGAATCGGTTTCATCCACAATCTCTGTTCCTAAAATAGTTTCCAGCAGGTCTTCAAGTGTTACCAGCCCTGCAACACCTCCGTATTCATCTCCTATCATGGCTATATGAAGCCTTTTTTTAAGAAAATTGGTAAGAAGAACCAGGCAGCTTTCATCTTCTCTTACAAACATAATCGGTTTTATGATACTGTTGAGCTTTTCATCAGGCCTGGCTATAATCTGGGCAGAACTCAAATCATTTATCATAATATAGCCTACAATATTTTCACGGTCTCCCCTGTAAACAGGAATTCTGGTAAACCCCTTTTCCCCTGCTTTTTTAAAAGCTTCCTGGACGGTCATATCTTCATTCAAGGTAAACATAACTGTCCTGGGTGTCATAATCTCCTCAACCATCTTGGTTTCAAGATTAATAATATTATGAAGCATAAGGCTTTCCCACTGGGAAATCTCTCCGCCCCTGGCTCCCAGTTTTATAGTCCCCAGAATATCTTCTTCAGTTACTGGCGGAGGAACAGATTTTGTATAAGAAAGGAGCCTGGAAACATTTTGAATAACAAGGATAAAAGGATATAAAATATATGTCATAATTGTTAAGGGCCATACAATTGAGGGCCAAAGATTTTTCCATTGATTTGCACCAATGGTTTTAGGTATTATTTCTGCAAAAAATAAAATCCCCAGTGTAAAGCAGATTGAAAAAATCAACACCATTGAATCACCTAATGCCCTGCCTGCATACATGCCTGCAAGCGTTGCTCCTGCTGTATTTGTAATTGTATTTAAAATTAAAATAGCAGAAAGAGGTGTTGATATTTTGGTTTTCATATTTATCATTTTAACTGCTTGTACCTTTTTTTTACCTATTGTTTTTTCTGCCTCAAGTGTTCCCATTCGAGTTGAATAGAGTACAGCTTCATATAAAGAGCATTGTGATGATATTAGTATGGTTACCATAACAACCACGATCAATATACCCATTGAGTCTCCTTTTTGACTAATAAGATATTTATTTAAAAAAAATTTTGTTCCTTAAAAATAGGAGTACATCTATTATATTTCAAGTTTTTTTGGGAATTTTCCTGAAGGCAGGTGTTTTTTTCTTCAAATCGTTTAAGTAAGTGCCCATCAAACAAAATACATGATGGACACTATAGCTTAACTAAGTCTGTTAATAACAGACTCGGTTAAAGAGTCATCATCCTCTTTAAAAATAGGAATCAATTCTGCAGCTACATCTTTAAGGGATTTAATCTTTTTATCTCTCATAACTCCCTGGATTTTTTCAACACCTTCCTCAATCAGCCTTAATCCGTCAACAATCCTGATAATGTCCTCTCTCTCCATTGACATCCTCCTTTATTAATTGGGTTGAAATTTCTCACGGTTTGGTTATCTTGAATTCAAACCCCGATTA from the Desulfonema limicola genome contains:
- a CDS encoding hemolysin family protein yields the protein MGILIVVVMVTILISSQCSLYEAVLYSTRMGTLEAEKTIGKKKVQAVKMINMKTKISTPLSAILILNTITNTAGATLAGMYAGRALGDSMVLIFSICFTLGILFFAEIIPKTIGANQWKNLWPSIVWPLTIMTYILYPFILVIQNVSRLLSYTKSVPPPVTEEDILGTIKLGARGGEISQWESLMLHNIINLETKMVEEIMTPRTVMFTLNEDMTVQEAFKKAGEKGFTRIPVYRGDRENIVGYIMINDLSSAQIIARPDEKLNSIIKPIMFVREDESCLVLLTNFLKKRLHIAMIGDEYGGVAGLVTLEDLLETILGTEIVDETDSVVDLQKMARTQMQKHFFIKKEMEINEETKVESREEMESETPLHKNEEETEIEKSG